A region of Carassius gibelio isolate Cgi1373 ecotype wild population from Czech Republic chromosome B11, carGib1.2-hapl.c, whole genome shotgun sequence DNA encodes the following proteins:
- the LOC127968474 gene encoding golgin subfamily A member 6-like protein 1: protein MNFNVEDHYRSVFKERLLSGIKDLEKDSANMRTSAMLLAEAREENERVNRALQDQEKESQIRRERLRERAEHVKKDQEKLRQYKLDTAKELQENEGRRLRAIQKTKEEEAKIKEKEENIKKLMTQYEALQAQKEQLDQCKLLVKVQENTARMPGKFENTGRHRGCHGAQSIRKEILERQANEKEAEHKKLELMKDIKEQQTRLLHYTKQLQQQQTQLDNIHSETHKWELKREELRSTAEREELQYAQIKVRIRSIYQLIAPYWRESVDIEDPFKQLQLIRKHFQLVRAISEDRNVMKTPAGGTEENDRQQRMRSKL, encoded by the exons atgaattTCAATGTGGAGGATCACTACCGATCGGTTTTTAAAGAACGACTCTTATC AGGTATAAAAGATTTGGAGAAGGATTCGGCGAACATGAGGACAAGCGCGATGCTGCTGGCGGAGGCGCGCGAGGAGAACGAGAGAGTGAACCGAGCACTGCAAGACCAGGAAAAG GAGTCCCAGATAAGGCGGGAGCGTTTGAGAGAAAGAGCTGAGCATGTGAAAAAAGATCAGGAGAAACTCAGGCAGTACAAACTGGATACGGCTAAGGAGCTGCAA GAAAATGAGGGCAGACGGTTACGTGCCATACAAAAAACAAAGGAAGAGGAAGCTAAAAtcaaagagaaagaagagaacaTTAAGAAACTAATGACACAGTATGAAGCCTTGCAGGCGCAAAAGGAGCAACTGGACCAATGTAAACTACTGGTTAAAGTCCAGGAGAACACTGCAAGGATGCCTGGAAAG TTTGAGAACACTGGCCGACACCGTGGCTGTCATGGCGCACAGTCCATCAGAAAGGAAATTCTAGAAAGACAAGCTAATGAGAAAGAGGCAGAGCACAAAAAGCTGGAACTGATGAAGGACATAAAGGAACAGCAAACTCGTCTCCTGCACTACACCAAACAACTGCAGCAGCAACAGACGCAGCTAGACAACATCCACTCAGAGACACACAAATGG GAACTGAAACGAGAGGAATTGCGTTCCACTGCAGAGAGAGAGGAGCTCCAGTACGCTCAGATAAAGGTCAGGATTCGTTCAATTTATCAACTGATCGCACCTTACTGGAGAGAGTCTGTGGATATTGAGGACCCCTTCAAGCAGCTGCAACTG atccGGAAACATTTTCAGCTTGTGAGAGCTATATCTGAAGATCGAAATGTGATGAAAACTCCTGCAGGTGGAACTGAAGAGAACGACAGGCAGCAGAGAATGAGATCCAAGCTCTGA
- the zgc:193807 gene encoding putative golgin subfamily A member 6-like protein 3 — translation MHCETFGKLRPQTCVSAHQNIITVSENTTISSQMQAVKLPTILSPSFGRGLRPSPPPQKKVNGSSLSAEEQFLIFGLRCREDKTGEEVRLFIREGRQERPASGTRPTGARSENCLPPLNVRRAVFQPISEYKAEVLQSGRCKLDTIHKMEILHTWAQVASMEEREMSQIELGAKQDWANYEASFRDSNPLKNEQKAQDSFSKRLKLEEKEKALVRKIYRIQDAIEIEEMHLKEDREREEREEEGSKQSPEDLEKLTWEYVNFMSVNEENDKVLKYYKDEKEKLKMNADRIEEEIRSIALCIEEEKVKKNKVKAEVKMINNIKDSRKMKIWTKTEQLCEELAKVQESYGEQAYSPAYPLMILLQLEDWISDSLDLIENMPAERLCKIQKRICKHYQIREQEQKHIRREALLEERRHRRQERALSHSVKLTGKKLMPRSQPPKKMRKKEKPVETKKTKEDLYAHFVE, via the exons ATGCACTGTGAGACATTTGGCAAGCTCAGGCCCCAAACATGTGTCAGCGCTCACCAGAACATCATTACTGTGAGTGAAAACACCACAATCTCCAGCCAAATGCAGGCTGTCAAGCTTCCGACTATCCTTAGTCCCTCCTTTGGAAGAG GATTGCGTCCATCCCCACCGCCTCAGAAGAAGGTGAACGGATCCAGTCTCAGTGCTGAAGAACAATTTCTGATCTTTGGGCTCCGATGCAGGGAGGACAAAACAGGGGAAGAAGTCAGGTTGTTCATTAGAGAGGGACGACAGGAACGGCCCGCCTCAGGAACGCGACCAACAGGGGCCCGAAGCGAAAACTGTCTTCCGCCGCTCAACGTGCGGAGGGCAGTGTTTCAACCCATCTCAGAGTACAAAGCTGAGGTTTTACAAAGTGGTCGCTGTAAA CTTGATACAATACATAAAATGGAGATCCTGCACACTTGGGCCCAAGTCGCTTCTATGGAGGAAAGAGAAATGTCCCAAATAGAGctcggagcaaaacaagactggGCCAACTATGAAGCTTCTTTCCGTGACTCGAATCCCTTGAAAAACGAGCAAAA GGCTcaggattcattttcaaagaggCTAAAAttagaagaaaaggaaaaagctCTTGTAAG AAAAATCTACCGTATTCAAGACGCAATTGAAATTGAGGAGATGCATTTGAAGGAAGACCGTGAGCGCGAAGAGCGTGAGGAAGAGGGCAGCAAACAAAGTCcagaggaccttgaaaaattaaCATGGGAGTATGTGAATTTCATGTCCGTAAATGAGGAAAACGACAAGGTACTCAAGTACTACAAGGATGAAAAGGAAAAGCT TAAAATGAATGCAGACCGCATAGAGGAGGAGATACGGAGCATTGCCCTCTGCATTGAAGaagaaaaggtgaaaaaaaacaaGGTTAAAGCAGAAGTGAAGATGATAAATAATATCAAGGACTCGAGGAAAATGAAA ATATGGACAAAGACCGAACAGTTGTGTGAGGAGCTTGCGAAGGTCCAAGAGAGCTACGGGGAGCAGGCCTACAGCCCTGCGTATCCATTGATGATACTGCTCCAGTTGGAGGACTGGATTTCTGACTCTCTGGATTTGATCGAAAACATGCCAGCTGAGAGGCTCTGCAAAATACAAAAGCGGATTTGCAAACATTATCAAATCAG GGAGCAGGAACAGAAACACATTAGGCGTGAAGCTTTATTAGAAGAACGCAGGCACAGAAGACAGGAGAGAGCACTTTCTCATTCAGTGAAACTG ACCGGAAAAAAGCTGATGCCACGTAGCCAGCCTCCGAAGaagatgagaaagaaagagaaaccaGTGGAAACCAAGAAGACGAAGGAGGATTTATATGCTCACTTTGTGGAATAA